The Candidatus Koribacter versatilis Ellin345 genome has a segment encoding these proteins:
- a CDS encoding complex I subunit 1/NuoH family protein produces the protein MISHFLNFLKFNGTPGEYGSPLWATVYILVIFGVASVAVMLMTYLERKVLAHMQIRLGPMRVGPHGLLQPIADALKLLIKEDIVPDGADKFLFWMAPVTVMMTAFTTYLVIPFGRSHAVTDMNIGVLFMIGISSLGVLAVVMAGWSSNSKYALMGGLRSAAQMVSYEVAMGLAIVSVLMMTSLQTGTGTLSMIGIVQAQQAQGSWFIFKFFPTGLVAFVIFAIAMVAETNRAPFDLPEAESELTAGFHTEYSGFRWSLFFLGEYVAMIAVSSIAVTLWLGGWLRPFPNALSGATWDFAFSVFPALLFFVLAAGCFIGWVRMPSKPAFKVQAIGLGIFGVLLGMIGAVLLIPAVRVRVSDIFWFSAKVGVFMYLYIWYRGTFPRYRFDQLMKIGWKVLLPVSLGVLIVTAVLGVRHELIAGLMGVAR, from the coding sequence GTGATCTCACACTTTCTGAACTTTCTGAAATTCAATGGAACGCCGGGCGAATACGGCAGCCCGCTGTGGGCCACGGTTTACATCCTCGTGATCTTTGGAGTGGCGTCAGTGGCGGTGATGCTGATGACCTACCTGGAGCGCAAGGTGCTGGCGCACATGCAGATTCGCCTCGGCCCCATGCGCGTAGGTCCGCACGGATTGCTGCAGCCGATTGCTGATGCGCTGAAGCTGCTTATCAAAGAAGACATCGTTCCCGACGGCGCCGACAAGTTCCTGTTCTGGATGGCTCCGGTCACGGTGATGATGACAGCGTTCACCACGTACCTAGTAATCCCGTTTGGACGCAGCCATGCAGTGACGGACATGAACATCGGTGTCTTGTTCATGATCGGCATCTCGTCGCTCGGCGTGCTGGCGGTGGTGATGGCGGGGTGGTCGTCGAACTCGAAGTACGCGTTGATGGGCGGGCTCCGTTCGGCGGCACAGATGGTGAGCTACGAAGTGGCGATGGGGCTGGCGATTGTCAGCGTGTTGATGATGACCTCGCTGCAGACCGGCACTGGAACGCTGAGCATGATCGGCATTGTGCAGGCACAACAAGCGCAGGGTTCGTGGTTCATCTTTAAGTTCTTTCCGACCGGGCTGGTGGCGTTCGTGATCTTCGCGATCGCGATGGTCGCTGAGACGAATCGCGCACCGTTCGATCTGCCGGAAGCTGAAAGCGAATTGACTGCCGGCTTCCACACCGAATACAGCGGGTTCCGCTGGTCGTTGTTCTTCCTCGGCGAATACGTGGCGATGATCGCGGTTTCGTCGATCGCGGTAACGCTCTGGCTCGGCGGATGGCTGCGGCCGTTCCCGAATGCGCTGAGCGGCGCTACGTGGGACTTCGCATTTTCGGTCTTCCCGGCGCTGTTGTTCTTCGTGCTGGCCGCGGGATGTTTTATCGGATGGGTTCGCATGCCGAGCAAGCCGGCGTTCAAGGTCCAAGCGATCGGGCTCGGTATCTTCGGCGTGCTGCTGGGGATGATCGGCGCGGTGCTGCTGATTCCCGCAGTGCGAGTACGGGTGAGCGACATCTTCTGGTTCTCGGCGAAGGTCGGCGTCTTTATGTACCTCTACATCTGGTATCGCGGGACGTTCCCCCGGTATCGCTTCGACCAGCTGATGAAGATTGGCTGGAAGGTGCTGCTGCCGGTATCGCTCGGGGTGCTGATTGTGACTGCGGTACTCGGCGTACGGCATGAGCTGATCGCTGGATTGATGGGGGTGGCGCGATGA
- a CDS encoding 4Fe-4S binding protein, which produces MSIAPLLRKVFLIDLIKGLSITFKYQAPKDCQTEQYPQERPVITDRFRGQPMMKLGENGETLCIGCNLCALACPENLIAMKSDRDPVTKKKVMVTYVYDVSRCMFCGLCEEACPTQSLKLGTGYEMALYSREGMVLDRKVLEHRTAPEPYEK; this is translated from the coding sequence ATGAGCATCGCACCGCTGCTGCGCAAAGTTTTCTTAATCGATTTGATCAAGGGGCTCTCGATCACCTTCAAGTACCAGGCCCCGAAGGACTGCCAGACCGAGCAGTATCCGCAGGAGCGTCCGGTGATTACGGACCGCTTCCGCGGCCAGCCGATGATGAAGCTGGGCGAGAACGGCGAGACGCTGTGCATTGGTTGCAACCTATGCGCGCTGGCCTGCCCGGAGAATTTGATCGCGATGAAGAGCGATCGCGATCCGGTGACCAAGAAGAAGGTAATGGTCACTTACGTTTACGACGTGAGCCGATGCATGTTCTGCGGATTGTGTGAAGAAGCATGCCCGACGCAGTCGCTGAAATTGGGAACGGGATATGAGATGGCGTTGTACAGCCGCGAGGGCATGGTGCTCGATCGCAAAGTACTGGAACATCGCACAGCTCCGGAGCCATACGAGAAATGA
- a CDS encoding NADH-quinone oxidoreductase subunit J family protein, with protein MTPVATPFFFYFLAALSVGSALGVILRKNAVHSAIFLIFTLLAQAGLYLMLYAPFVAGVQIILYAGGIMVLFLFVIMLVNLERSLKEEQFNKQWLAGSAVAALFGVMLLLIYRNGGGTFPSTRAILPEASNTQDIGVMLYRNYMLPFEVASLLLLVAIVGAVVMAKKRI; from the coding sequence ATGACACCCGTCGCAACACCATTCTTTTTCTATTTTCTTGCGGCGCTCAGCGTGGGCAGCGCACTGGGTGTGATCCTGCGCAAGAACGCCGTGCACTCCGCGATCTTCCTGATCTTCACCCTGCTGGCGCAGGCCGGATTGTACCTGATGCTGTATGCCCCGTTTGTCGCTGGCGTGCAGATTATCTTGTACGCGGGCGGAATCATGGTGCTGTTCCTCTTCGTGATCATGCTCGTAAACCTCGAGAGATCGCTGAAGGAAGAGCAGTTCAACAAGCAGTGGCTGGCGGGATCGGCGGTGGCAGCGTTGTTCGGCGTGATGCTGCTGCTGATCTATCGCAACGGCGGCGGGACCTTCCCGAGCACGCGAGCGATTCTGCCGGAAGCCAGCAATACGCAGGACATCGGCGTGATGCTCTACCGGAATTACATGCTGCCGTTTGAAGTGGCGTCGCTGCTGCTGCTGGTGGCAATTGTGGGCGCCGTTGTAATGGCGAAGAAGAGGATCTGA
- the nuoK gene encoding NADH-quinone oxidoreductase subunit NuoK, translated as MAEIGTMHYLVVAAMLFIIGTVGVVTRRNVVVILMSIELILNAVNLNLVAFSRLYGLHGQVFSIFVMVDAAAEAAVGLGIVIAFFRNKETVNVDEVDLLKW; from the coding sequence ATGGCTGAAATCGGAACCATGCATTACCTGGTTGTGGCCGCGATGCTCTTCATCATCGGCACCGTGGGAGTGGTGACGCGCCGCAACGTGGTGGTTATTTTGATGTCGATCGAACTGATCCTGAACGCCGTGAACCTGAATCTGGTAGCGTTTTCGCGGCTCTACGGGCTCCACGGGCAGGTGTTTTCGATCTTCGTAATGGTGGATGCCGCGGCGGAAGCCGCAGTGGGACTTGGCATTGTGATCGCGTTCTTCCGGAACAAAGAGACGGTGAACGTGGATGAAGTGGATCTCTTGAAGTGGTGA
- the nuoL gene encoding NADH-quinone oxidoreductase subunit L, which yields MFFLEHIWLIPLFPALGAATMFFFGRKLDDEHDKKWVNGICVGAIVLTFLWSCLAVFQYTQYAAVDHKPFEKVVYTWLGSNTGLMTFKTASGATAEFKAEAGFLLDPLSSIWLLFVTGVGMLIHIYSTGYMKHDGGYYRFFGYLNLFMFSMLTLILGNNYAMMFVGWEGVGLCSYLLIGFYFHKKSASTAANKAFITNRIGDAGVLVGMFTIAWYFGSINFTKVTQAARSGIFHTGDYWITFATIALFIGACGKSAQLPLYVWLPDAMEGPTPVSALIHAATMVTAGVYMVARSNALYILAPNSMKVVAIVGALTAVFAASIGLVQNDIKRVLAYSTVSQLGYMFLALGLGAFTAGVFHVFTHAFFKALLFLGSGSVIHAMSGEQDMRFMGALRKKIPVTFWTMFAGTLAIAGIPPLAGFFSKDEILWQAWSSNGGTFRVLWGIGFLTALMTSLYMFRLVYLTFFGQPRMSHEVEHHVHESPKSMTGPLVILAICAVFAGFLGVPHSLGGSNRFEKFLEPVFANQHTVVAEGAAVPEKTPAKEEKTDYTEYELMLASIGAAGLGWLMANRAYGKADKAFKEPINELAPPVYNTLLNKYYVDEAYDYTVLGRCNVGKIRLGALGLGDGLWKFDANVIDGGVNGAGWMTRFAGTLSSWWDKWIIDGVLVNGPAVVARVTSYPVRLVQWGLVQWYALVMVFGVVGLVWYYVIR from the coding sequence ATGTTTTTTCTTGAGCACATCTGGTTAATTCCGCTGTTCCCGGCGCTTGGCGCGGCGACCATGTTCTTCTTCGGCCGCAAGCTCGATGACGAGCACGACAAGAAGTGGGTGAACGGCATTTGCGTCGGCGCAATCGTGCTGACGTTCCTGTGGTCGTGCCTGGCGGTGTTTCAGTACACGCAATACGCGGCCGTGGACCACAAGCCCTTCGAGAAGGTCGTGTATACGTGGCTGGGTTCGAACACCGGGCTGATGACCTTTAAGACGGCGAGCGGCGCGACGGCGGAGTTCAAGGCTGAAGCCGGCTTCCTGCTTGATCCGTTGTCGTCGATCTGGCTGCTCTTCGTGACCGGCGTGGGCATGCTGATCCACATTTACTCGACCGGATACATGAAGCATGACGGCGGGTACTACCGGTTCTTCGGTTACCTGAACCTGTTCATGTTCTCGATGCTGACGCTGATCCTCGGGAACAACTACGCCATGATGTTCGTGGGGTGGGAGGGCGTGGGCCTGTGTTCCTACCTGCTGATTGGCTTCTACTTCCATAAGAAATCGGCGAGCACCGCAGCGAACAAGGCGTTCATCACCAATCGAATTGGCGATGCCGGGGTGCTGGTGGGGATGTTCACGATCGCCTGGTACTTCGGTTCGATCAACTTCACTAAGGTCACCCAGGCCGCGCGTAGCGGCATCTTCCACACCGGAGATTACTGGATTACCTTCGCGACGATTGCGCTGTTCATCGGCGCCTGCGGCAAGAGCGCGCAGCTTCCCCTTTATGTGTGGCTGCCGGATGCGATGGAAGGCCCGACACCGGTGAGCGCGCTGATCCACGCGGCGACGATGGTGACGGCGGGCGTGTACATGGTGGCGCGGTCGAACGCACTGTACATCCTCGCGCCCAATTCGATGAAGGTAGTCGCGATTGTTGGTGCACTGACCGCGGTCTTCGCGGCCTCGATCGGCCTAGTGCAAAACGACATCAAGCGCGTGCTGGCCTATTCGACGGTTTCACAGCTTGGCTACATGTTCCTTGCTCTCGGCTTAGGCGCATTTACCGCGGGTGTCTTTCACGTGTTCACCCACGCGTTCTTTAAAGCATTGCTGTTCCTTGGCTCCGGCTCGGTGATTCACGCCATGAGCGGTGAGCAGGACATGCGCTTTATGGGAGCACTGCGGAAGAAGATTCCAGTCACGTTCTGGACGATGTTCGCGGGCACGCTGGCGATCGCGGGCATTCCGCCGCTGGCAGGCTTCTTCTCGAAAGACGAGATTCTGTGGCAGGCGTGGTCGTCGAATGGCGGGACGTTCCGCGTGCTCTGGGGTATCGGCTTCCTGACGGCGCTGATGACCAGCTTATATATGTTCCGACTGGTATATCTCACGTTCTTCGGACAGCCGCGCATGAGCCATGAGGTTGAGCATCACGTGCATGAGTCGCCGAAGTCGATGACGGGGCCGCTTGTGATTTTGGCGATCTGCGCGGTGTTTGCGGGATTCCTCGGAGTACCGCACAGTTTGGGCGGGTCGAACCGGTTTGAGAAGTTTCTCGAGCCAGTGTTTGCGAATCAGCACACGGTCGTGGCGGAAGGAGCCGCGGTTCCCGAAAAGACTCCGGCCAAAGAAGAGAAAACCGACTATACCGAATATGAGCTGATGCTGGCTTCGATCGGTGCGGCGGGACTTGGCTGGTTGATGGCGAACCGCGCATACGGCAAGGCCGACAAAGCCTTCAAGGAGCCGATCAACGAACTGGCTCCGCCGGTTTACAACACGCTACTCAACAAGTACTACGTGGATGAAGCCTACGACTACACCGTGCTCGGTCGCTGCAATGTTGGGAAGATTCGGCTCGGCGCGCTTGGTTTGGGCGATGGTCTTTGGAAGTTCGATGCCAACGTGATTGATGGCGGCGTTAACGGTGCGGGTTGGATGACGCGCTTTGCCGGCACGCTCTCGAGCTGGTGGGACAAATGGATTATTGATGGCGTCCTGGTGAATGGACCGGCGGTTGTGGCGCGGGTCACTTCGTATCCGGTGCGCCTGGTGCAGTGGGGATTAGTGCAGTGGTACGCGCTGGTGATGGTATTCGGCGTCGTTGGGCTGGTTTGGTACTACGTGATTCGCTAG
- a CDS encoding complex I subunit 4 family protein, protein MFRSHILSIVLFTPLAGAILLLMVPKENKNAIRWIANLAALAGFLVSLPLIPWFWAVKSEVTPYFKFAEGSTNNWIPSIGAGYQLGIDGISFLLIILTTLLGSISILSSWTAIENRVKEYYAWFLLLQTGMLGVFMANDFFLFFVFWEAMLVPMYLLIGIWGGPRKLYAAIKFFLYTLAGSVLMLLGILFLYFHHHTVTGVYTFSLEALYATAPLITGKAAIFLFFAFFVGFAIKVPMFPFHTWLPDAHVEAPTAGSVILAGVLLKMGTYGLIRFSLPFFPAVATIKWVQALLITLSLIGILYGALVSLVQKDMKKLVAYSSVSHLGFCTLGIFVFTQMGIAGSVIQQINHGISTGALFLIVGILYERRHTREISEYGGISTVMPVYATIALIMFMSSMGLPLLNGFVGEMPIMMATFMVNKTWAIWAIPGVVLAAAYLLWLYQRVFFGTVTNPKNEKLADLTPRELATFVPLVILALAIGLYPQPLFKILDQPAAKLEATINANRPGHVAPVINAQQTEPAKEAAPAVKAPETPLEKKATEKPTRVTVLVTHPSAHKS, encoded by the coding sequence ATGTTTAGATCGCACATACTTTCGATCGTGCTGTTCACGCCACTGGCGGGAGCAATCCTCCTGCTGATGGTGCCGAAGGAGAACAAGAACGCCATCCGCTGGATCGCGAACCTCGCGGCGCTGGCTGGCTTCCTGGTCTCACTGCCGCTGATCCCGTGGTTCTGGGCGGTGAAGAGCGAAGTGACGCCATATTTCAAGTTCGCCGAAGGCTCGACGAACAACTGGATTCCTTCGATCGGCGCGGGCTACCAGCTTGGCATTGATGGCATCTCGTTTCTGCTGATCATCCTGACGACGTTGCTGGGTTCGATTTCGATCCTGTCGTCCTGGACGGCGATTGAGAACCGCGTGAAGGAATACTACGCATGGTTCCTCCTGTTGCAGACCGGCATGCTCGGCGTCTTCATGGCCAACGATTTCTTCCTATTCTTCGTGTTCTGGGAAGCGATGCTCGTGCCCATGTACCTGCTGATCGGCATTTGGGGCGGGCCGCGCAAGCTGTACGCCGCGATCAAGTTCTTCCTCTACACGCTGGCCGGCTCGGTGCTGATGCTGCTGGGCATCCTGTTCCTGTACTTCCACCACCACACAGTGACGGGCGTGTACACGTTCTCGCTGGAAGCGCTCTATGCGACGGCACCGCTGATTACGGGCAAGGCCGCGATCTTCCTGTTCTTCGCATTCTTCGTCGGCTTCGCGATCAAAGTGCCGATGTTCCCGTTCCACACCTGGCTGCCGGATGCGCACGTAGAAGCGCCAACGGCCGGCTCGGTGATCCTGGCGGGCGTTCTGTTGAAGATGGGAACGTACGGCTTGATCCGCTTCTCGCTGCCGTTTTTCCCGGCGGTGGCGACGATCAAATGGGTTCAGGCGTTGTTGATTACGCTGTCGCTGATCGGCATCCTCTACGGCGCGCTGGTTTCGCTGGTGCAGAAAGACATGAAGAAGCTGGTGGCGTATTCGTCGGTCAGCCACTTGGGCTTCTGCACCCTGGGCATCTTCGTGTTCACGCAGATGGGTATTGCCGGGTCGGTGATCCAACAGATTAACCACGGTATCTCGACTGGTGCACTGTTCTTGATTGTCGGCATTTTGTACGAGCGGCGGCATACGCGTGAGATCTCGGAATACGGTGGGATCAGTACGGTGATGCCGGTTTACGCGACGATCGCGCTGATCATGTTCATGTCGTCGATGGGCCTGCCACTGCTGAATGGGTTCGTCGGCGAAATGCCGATCATGATGGCGACGTTCATGGTCAACAAGACCTGGGCGATCTGGGCGATTCCGGGCGTAGTACTTGCCGCGGCTTATCTGCTGTGGCTCTACCAGCGGGTGTTCTTCGGGACGGTTACGAATCCTAAGAACGAAAAACTGGCGGACCTGACGCCCCGCGAACTGGCGACCTTCGTGCCGCTGGTGATTCTCGCGCTGGCGATCGGCCTCTATCCGCAGCCGCTGTTCAAGATTCTCGACCAACCTGCGGCGAAGCTGGAAGCAACGATCAATGCGAATCGACCGGGGCACGTCGCGCCGGTGATCAACGCGCAGCAGACCGAGCCCGCGAAGGAAGCAGCACCCGCGGTAAAAGCGCCGGAGACTCCGCTGGAGAAGAAGGCCACGGAGAAACCGACGCGCGTCACCGTGTTGGTTACGCATCCGTCGGCGCACAAGAGCTAA
- a CDS encoding NADH-quinone oxidoreductase subunit N, with protein sequence MTSLPNLLSRSDYLLALPMLVLSGFAVAILLLDLVLPKGWKRWNAALALAGLAAATMSLAKVWQAVYYIETPESKRFSGFLGSLVMDRFAIYFYLLFIVGAAVAILMSIRYMEIEHEDHGEYHALILFATIGMMCMASGMDLILLFVGLELMALSTYVLVGFLKRDKRSNEAALKYLLLGAFSSGIFAYGLSLFYGLTGSTNLTEIANKLAQRMADNPRDPIALLALITTATGLLFKIAAVPFHQWAPDAYEGAPTAVTGFMSVAVKAAGWAMLLRIFLFMLWPMREQYTPILIFVAVATMIGGNFAALTQTNVKRLLAYSSISHVGYMLLGLVASDGKNSSTGIKGILVYLAVYTFMNLGAFAVITSLRRRDIIGDELDDLAGLFFKAPSEAVLLLVFLLSLAGIPPLAGFWGKYYIFLSLMETGHYTLAVVAVLFAVLGMYYYLRIANAAFMREAVDAEPVKISPSLGAALWISALGTLGIGLFPEVFLRIVNWSLALSGDARVIGLLR encoded by the coding sequence GTGACTTCGTTACCTAATTTGTTGTCGCGCAGCGATTATCTGCTGGCCCTCCCGATGCTGGTGCTGTCGGGGTTCGCGGTGGCGATCCTGCTGCTGGACCTTGTGCTCCCGAAAGGGTGGAAGCGCTGGAACGCCGCGCTGGCTTTGGCAGGGCTGGCGGCAGCGACGATGTCCCTCGCCAAGGTGTGGCAGGCGGTGTACTACATCGAGACGCCGGAATCGAAGCGCTTCTCGGGCTTCCTCGGCAGCCTGGTAATGGACCGCTTCGCCATCTACTTCTACTTGTTGTTCATCGTTGGCGCGGCGGTCGCGATCCTGATGTCCATCCGCTATATGGAAATCGAGCACGAGGACCACGGCGAGTACCACGCGCTGATCCTCTTCGCTACGATCGGAATGATGTGCATGGCGTCGGGCATGGACCTGATCCTGCTCTTCGTGGGCCTCGAGTTGATGGCGCTCTCGACCTATGTGCTCGTGGGATTCCTGAAACGCGATAAGCGTTCGAACGAAGCGGCGCTGAAGTACTTGCTGCTGGGCGCGTTCTCGTCGGGCATCTTCGCTTATGGACTGTCTCTCTTCTACGGACTAACTGGTTCAACGAATCTGACCGAGATTGCGAACAAGCTGGCGCAGCGGATGGCCGACAATCCTCGCGACCCGATTGCTTTGCTGGCTCTCATCACGACGGCAACCGGATTGCTCTTCAAGATTGCGGCGGTCCCGTTCCATCAATGGGCGCCGGATGCGTATGAAGGCGCGCCAACGGCGGTGACTGGATTTATGTCCGTGGCGGTAAAAGCCGCTGGTTGGGCGATGCTGCTGCGGATCTTCTTATTCATGCTGTGGCCGATGCGCGAGCAGTACACGCCGATCCTGATCTTCGTGGCCGTAGCGACGATGATTGGCGGTAACTTCGCGGCGCTGACGCAAACCAACGTGAAGCGGCTGCTGGCGTACTCTTCGATCTCCCATGTCGGCTACATGCTGCTCGGACTCGTGGCGAGCGACGGTAAGAATAGCAGCACGGGCATCAAGGGGATTCTGGTTTATCTCGCGGTATACACGTTCATGAACCTCGGTGCGTTCGCGGTGATTACCTCGCTCCGTCGGCGCGACATTATCGGTGACGAGCTCGACGATCTCGCGGGGCTGTTCTTCAAAGCGCCGAGCGAAGCGGTCCTGCTGCTGGTCTTCCTGCTGTCGCTGGCGGGCATTCCGCCACTGGCCGGGTTCTGGGGCAAGTACTACATCTTCCTCAGCCTGATGGAGACCGGACACTACACGCTGGCGGTTGTCGCTGTCTTGTTCGCTGTGCTCGGTATGTATTACTACCTGCGGATAGCGAACGCGGCCTTCATGCGCGAAGCGGTGGACGCGGAGCCAGTGAAGATTTCGCCCAGTCTCGGCGCAGCGCTCTGGATTTCGGCGCTTGGGACACTGGGTATCGGATTGTTCCCGGAGGTCTTCCTCCGGATTGTGAATTGGTCGCTGGCGCTCTCAGGCGACGCAAGGGTGATCGGGCTGCTTCGGTAG
- a CDS encoding AtpZ/AtpI family protein — MAEDDNRKAAYTWARYSQIAFIIPGAVVAGLILGALVDKWLHTHWAYIAGVIVGAVGGFIQLVRTLTSASDKD, encoded by the coding sequence ATGGCGGAAGACGATAATAGGAAGGCCGCGTACACTTGGGCACGGTATTCCCAGATAGCGTTCATCATCCCCGGAGCGGTTGTAGCGGGACTGATACTTGGCGCTCTGGTTGACAAGTGGTTGCATACTCATTGGGCGTACATCGCCGGGGTCATCGTCGGCGCGGTGGGCGGGTTCATCCAGCTTGTGCGCACGCTCACATCGGCGAGTGACAAGGATTAA
- a CDS encoding ATP synthase subunit I — protein MTSQEQAAEAFYSGALTRIKRLIPIFAVAVLPFLLWRWHWQVGAGFALGAVLSAYNFWSLSRSVDALADRITNAGSKESGARIVGLMLLRYGVLGAAAYVILRSSVAALYGLLGGLVLPVAAMAVEAMYELYVALRRGL, from the coding sequence GTGACCTCCCAGGAACAGGCAGCCGAAGCGTTTTATTCCGGAGCGTTGACCCGGATTAAGCGCCTCATTCCGATCTTCGCGGTTGCTGTTTTGCCATTCCTTCTTTGGCGATGGCACTGGCAAGTGGGTGCCGGATTTGCCCTTGGCGCTGTTCTCTCGGCCTACAATTTCTGGTCGCTTTCGCGGTCGGTGGATGCCTTGGCGGACCGCATCACAAATGCGGGAAGCAAGGAATCCGGGGCGAGGATTGTGGGCCTGATGCTGCTCCGGTACGGGGTCCTTGGCGCAGCCGCCTATGTTATATTAAGAAGTTCTGTTGCAGCACTTTACGGGCTATTGGGAGGACTTGTTCTTCCAGTTGCCGCGATGGCAGTTGAGGCCATGTACGAGCTGTACGTCGCGCTGCGACGCGGACTCTAA